From Halapricum desulfuricans, a single genomic window includes:
- a CDS encoding 30S ribosomal protein S27e: MAGNFYTVACPDCENEQIVFGKAASEVACAVCGHTLAVPTGGMAEIEGDIVDTVEAR, from the coding sequence ATGGCTGGAAACTTCTACACCGTCGCCTGTCCGGACTGTGAGAACGAACAGATCGTCTTCGGCAAGGCTGCCAGTGAGGTCGCCTGTGCAGTCTGTGGCCACACGCTCGCGGTCCCGACCGGCGGCATGGCCGAGATCGAGGGCGACATCGTCGACACCGTCGAGGCACGGTAA
- a CDS encoding 50S ribosomal protein L44e: MQMPRRFNTYCPNCNEHHEHEVEKVRSGRSSGMKKVNDRQRERQSGIGNDGKFSKVPGGDKPTKKTNLTYRCSECGKAHVREGWRAGRLEFQE, translated from the coding sequence ATGCAGATGCCACGCCGATTTAACACGTACTGTCCGAACTGTAACGAGCACCACGAACACGAGGTCGAGAAGGTCCGGTCGGGCCGCTCTTCCGGTATGAAGAAGGTCAACGACCGCCAGCGTGAGCGCCAGTCCGGCATCGGGAACGACGGCAAGTTCTCGAAGGTCCCCGGTGGCGACAAACCCACGAAGAAGACCAACCTCACCTACCGCTGCAGCGAGTGTGGCAAAGCCCACGTTCGCGAAGGATGGCGTGCCGGCCGACTGGAGTTCCAGGAGTAG